In Helianthus annuus cultivar XRQ/B chromosome 3, HanXRQr2.0-SUNRISE, whole genome shotgun sequence, a single window of DNA contains:
- the LOC110929718 gene encoding V-type proton ATPase subunit e1 — MGFIFTTLIFVAIGLIASLCTRICCNKGPSANLFHLTLVITATICCWMMWAIVYLAQMNPLIVPILSEEE, encoded by the exons ATGGGGTTTATTTTTACCACTCTGATTTTCGTTGCTATTGGACTCATTGCATCCCTTTGCACCCGAATCTGCTGCAACAAAGGCCCTTCTGCTAATCT GTTCCACCTTACGTTGGTGATTACTGCAACTATATGCTGTTGGATGAT GTGGGCAATTGTTTATCTTGCACAGATGAATCCACTCATTGTTCCGATTCTAAGTGAAGAAGAATGA